A window of Brachyhypopomus gauderio isolate BG-103 unplaced genomic scaffold, BGAUD_0.2 sc93, whole genome shotgun sequence contains these coding sequences:
- the LOC143495148 gene encoding histone H2B 1/2: protein MPEPAKSAPKKGSKKAVTKTASKGGKKRRKTRKESYAIYVYKVLKQVHPDTGISSKAMGIMNSFVNDIFERIAGEASRLAHYNKRSTITSREIQTAVRLLLPGELAKHAVSEGTKAVTKYTSSK, encoded by the coding sequence ATGCCTGAGCCAGCAAAGTCCGCCCCGAAGAAGGGATCTAAGAAAGCCGTGACCAAGACGGCCAGTAAAGGAGGCAAGAAGCGCAGAAAGACCAGGAAGGAGAGCTACGCTATCTACGTGTACAAAGTTCTGAAGCAGGTCCACCCCGACACCGGTATCTCTTCCAAGGCGATGGGAATCATGAATTCTTTCGTCAATGACATTTTCGAGCGCATCGCTGGTGAGGCTTCTCGTCTCGCCCACTACAACAAGCGCTCTACCATCACCTCCAGGGAGATTCAGACCGCCGTGCGCCTGCTGCTTCCCGGTGAACTGGCCAAACACGCCGTGTCTGAGGGCACAAAGGCCGTCACCAAGTACACCAGCTCCAAGTAA